The following proteins are co-located in the Triticum aestivum cultivar Chinese Spring chromosome 1A, IWGSC CS RefSeq v2.1, whole genome shotgun sequence genome:
- the LOC123053394 gene encoding probable methyltransferase PMT7 isoform X1 — MGRWCSPASAEPRSVQLLLLGVALVAASFYAGTLFQSSASPALILPPSVSRSPGTSNPQDASEFTNKVGVTYRTASISVPDYGLDVCPLEYNEHIPCHDAAYIRSLRNLDRSRHEDLEAKCPPREESLFCLVPPPNDYKIPIRWPTSRDYVWRSNVNHSHLSEVKGGQNWVHENGKLWWFPGGGTHFKRGASEYIERLGNMTTNSTGDLRSAGVVQVLDVGCGVASFSAYLLPLDIHTMSFAPKDGHENQIQFALERGIGAMISVLATKQLPYPGNSFEMVHCSRCRVDWHENDGILLKEVDRLLRPNGYFVYSAPPAYRKDKDFPIIWEKLINITSAMCWKLIAKHVQTAIWIKPEDESCRQKNADMGILNICDPGDTSSWQAPLMNCVRLNTDQSKIQKLPSRPERLLFYSRSLEIIGVTPEKFENNNQFWRDQVRKYWSFLGVEKTSIRNIMDMNANYGGFAMALSTDPVWIMNIVPYTTINTLPVIYDRGLIGSYHDWCQPFSTYPRSYDLLHAFHLFSHYQGHVGGCLLEDIMLEIDRIIRPQGFIIIRDENTTLSRISDLAPKFLWDVTIHTLENEENRPEQVLICRKKFWAIV, encoded by the exons ATGGGGCGGTGGTGTTCGCCGGCGTCGGCGGAGCCGCGGTCGGTGCAGCTGCTCCTGCTGGGCGTCGCCCTCGTCGCCGCCTCCTTCTACGCCGGCACCCTCTTCCAGTCCTCCGCCTCCCCCGCGCTCATACTGCCCCCTTCCGTCTCCCGGTCGCCCGGTACCTCCAATCCCCAAG ATGCTTCAGAGTTCACAAACAAAGTTGGTGTTACTTATCGAACGGCATCAATCTCAGTTCCTGATTATGGACTTGATGTGTGCCCTTTGGAATACAACGAGCATATTCCCTGTCACGATGCCGCCTATATAAGAAGCTTAAGGAACCTGGATAGATCTAGACACGAGGATCTTGAAGCTAAATGCCCTCCACGAGAGGAGAGCTTGTTCTGTTTGGTGCCCCCACCAAATGACTACAAGATACCGATAAGATGGCCAACAAGTCGTGACTATGTATGGCGTAGTAATGTGAATCATTCACACCTTTCTGAGGTAAAAGGAGGACAGAATTGGGTGCATGAGAATGGTAAGCTTTGGTGGTTTCCTGGCGGTGGCACTCACTTCAAGCGTGGTGCATCAGAATACATAGAGAG GCTAGGAAATATGACAACCAATAGTACTGGTGATCTCCGCTCTGCAGGAGTTGTTCAGGTTTTGGATGTTGGATGCGGTGTTGCCAGCTTCTCTGCTTATCTTCTTCCCCTAGATATTCATACTATGTCATTCGCGCCAAAAGATGGCCATGAGAATCAAATCCAGTTTGCTTTAGAGCGTGGGATTGGTGCAATGATCTCTGTGTTGGCCACAAAGCAATTACCGTATCCTGGAAATTCATTTGAAATGGTTCATTGCTCCCGATGTCGTGTTGACTGGCATGAAAATG ATGGAATATTGCTCAAAGAGGTCGATCGTCTTTTGCGACCTAATGGATATTTTGTATATTCTGCTCCACCAGCTTATAGAAAAGATAAGGATTTCCCTATTATCTGGGAGAAGCTAATTAATATCACATCAGCAATGTGTTggaagcttattgctaagcatgtTCAGACTGCTATATGGATCAAACCTGAAGATGAATCTTGCCGACAGAAAAATGCTGATATGGGGATCCTGAATATCTGTGACCCCGGTGACACTTCTTCATGGCAAGCTCCATTAATGAACTGTGTTCGGTTGAACACGGACCAATCAAAAATTCAGAAACTGCCTTCCAGACCTGAACGCCTGTTATTTTATTCGAGGAGTTTGGAAATAATAG GAGTTACTCCAGAGAAGTTTGAGAATAATAACCAGTTCTGGCGGGACCAGGTTCGCAAGTACTGGTCATTTCTTGGTGTTGAAAAGACTAGCATACGGAATATCATGGACATGAATGCTAATTATGGTGGATTTGCTATGGCACTAAGCACTGATCCTGTCTGGATTATGAATATAGTACCCTATACAACCATCAACACACTGCCTGTTATCTATGACCGGGGGTTAATTGGTTCTTACCATGACTG GTGCCAGCCATTCTCAACATATCCTAGGTCATATGATTTGCTACATGCTTTCCACCTCTTTTCACACTATCAAGGTCATGTAGGAGGTTGCTTATTGGAAGATATCATGCTAGAAATAGATCGCATCATTCGTCCACAG GGTTTTATCATTATCAGAGATGAGAATACCACTCTCTCAAGAATCAGTGATCTCGCACCAAAGTTCCTATGGGATGTCACCATTCACACGTTGGAAAATGAGGAAAACAGGCCGGAGCAGGTGTTGATTTGTAGGAAGAAATTCTGGGCTATAGTTTGA
- the LOC123053408 gene encoding DNA-directed RNA polymerases I and III subunit rpac1, translating to MESPDGSSLPDFLELQRTRVLCKADAPTHTEGFQYSGAFAAMGVDTSVSVEKFCKNFKIEINRLTDEDMEFDMIGVDASIANAFRRILIAEVPTMAIEKVFMVDNTSVIADEVLSHRLGLIPLDADPRLFDYISDDVPNERNTIVYKLHVSCEKGSQRLTVKSGQLEWLPEGSQLTMASPAQSGDNQRTYTSFGQSQQNTSERPLGVKYNDITIARLGPGQAIELEAHAVKGVGKVHAKWSPVATAWYRMLPEVVLLKEIKNGDAEELVKKCPVNVFDIEDLGKGEKRAVVAKPRACTLCRECVRLADDQVELRRVRDHFIFTIESTGSLPPEVLFTEAVNILEEKCERVISELS from the exons ATGGAAAGCCCCGATGGTTCCTCATTGCCAGACTTTCTTGAGCTCCAGCGCACCCGTGTTCTCTGCAAGGCCGATGCCCCCACTCAT ACAGAAGGGTTTCAATACTCGGGTGCTTTTGCTGCTATGGGAGTTGATACTAGTGTCTCAGTTGAGAAGTTCTGCAAGAACTTTAAAATCGAGATAAATCGACTTACAGATGAGGATATGGAGTTTGATATGATTGGCGTTGATGCATCGATAGCTAATGCTTTCCGGAGAATCCTCATTGCAGAG GTTCCTACAATGGccattgagaaagtcttcatggtTGACAATACCTCAGTTATAGCAGACGAGGTCCTTTCACATCGACTAGGCCTTATTCCACTTGATGCTGACCCAAGGCTTTTTGATTATATCTCTG atgaTGTCCCAAATGAAAGGAACACTATTGTGTACAAACTGCATGTTTCATGTGAAAAGGGTTCCCAAAGGCTTACAG TTAAGTCTGGTCAATTGGAGTGGTTGCCAGAAGGCAGCCAATTAACTATGGCATCTCCTGCGCAATCTGGGGACAATCAGAGGACCTACACATCCTTTGGTCAAAGCCAACAGAATACCTCTGAAAGGCCTCTCGGTGTGAAGTATAATGACATAACAATCGCCAGGCTTGGGCCAGGACAG GCTATTGAGCTTGAGGCACATGCTGTTAAGGGAGTGGGGAAAGTTCATGCGAAGTGGTctccagttgctacagcctggtaCAGGATGCTCCCTGAG GTTGTTCTTCTCAAAGAAATTAAAAATGGTGATGCAGAGGAGCTAGTGAAAAAATGCCCAGTTAATGTTTTTGACATTGAAGACCTGGGAAAGG GGGAGAAGAGAGCAGTTGTTGCAAAGCCAAGAGCATGCACCCTTTGTAGGGAATGTGTCAGACTGGCTGATGATCAAGTAGAGCTACGGCGCGTTAGAGACCACTTCATTT TTACAATCGAGTCCACCGGATCTCTACCGCCAGAGGTGCTCTTCACAGAGGCCGTGAATATCCTTGAGGAGAAGTGCGAGCGAGTGATATCCGAACTTTCCTGA
- the LOC123053415 gene encoding conserved oligomeric Golgi complex subunit 5, which translates to MAAPATPRLLLSPTSKDLITGNSFASPPSPTSSSSDPASPLDAFASDPVLSAFLSPSFSPSDFSSAALSSGLAASRAEQLQDAIRLLRRHLRAEVLRRHPLLLSHLLSLRSASASLSSLPSNLRLLFSHLSLLSSHLSAPRAHLALSSSSLSSLLATADLLLHSHRLVRLSSRLLASSPAPDLARQAELHREIRLLYEEKNLSGINAVDEEMRKVDAAASKLRSEASAVIDRGITESNQNDIWCGLQVYYNLGELKPAVEGLVGKCKAAGAKSVTVALDMKAISMAGGGGGPGGVQRSGTPQLGGSKRAADALWERMRQCMEELHRAVIAAWQLQTVLTKKRVPFTQMLFLEEVWQEGEPLLTERVWDAIVKAFASQLKSVFTASSFVKEIFTLGYPRLFSMIENLLERISRDTDVKGTLPALTPEGKDHMVAAIQIFQTAFLALSQSRLSDYINSIFPMSNRGSIPSKDQISRLISRIQEEIEVVRTHGHLLLLVLREIGKILLLLAQRAEYQISTGPEARQVTGTVTPAQLKNFALCLHLHEVHTRISSILSTLPNVASEVLSPSLGVIYGVACDSVTSLFQAMLDRLESCILQMHEQDFGADGMDGAMDNNASAYMEELQKCAVHFRNEFLSKLLPSSASRSETICTIMVRRMASRILIFFIRHASLVRPLSEAGKLRMARDMAELELAVGQNLFPVEQLGSPYRALRAFRPVLFLETSQLDKSPLLQDLPPSVILHHLYSRGPDELHSPLQRNKLTPLQYSLWLDSQGEDQIWKGVKATLDDYEMKVRSRGDKEFSPVYPLMCQIGSALSQATP; encoded by the exons ATGGCCGCCCCAgccacgccgcgcctcctcctctCGCCGACGTCCAAGGACCTCATCACCGGAAACTCCTTCGCCTCGCCTCcttcccccacctcctcctcctccgaccccGCCTCCCCGCTCGACGCCTTCGCCTCCGATCCCGTCCTCTCCGCCTTCCTCTCCCCGTCCTTCTCCCCCTCCGACTTCTCCTCCGCCGCGCTCTCCTCCGGCCTTGCCGCCTCCCGCGCCGAGCAGCTGCAGGACGCCATCCGCCTCCTCCGTCGCCACCTCCGCGCCGAGGTGCTGCGCCGACAtccgctcctcctctcgcacctccTCTCCCTccgctccgcctccgcctccctctccagTCTCCCCTCCAACCTCCGCCTCCTCTTCTCCCACCTCTCCCTACTCTCATCTCACCTCTCGGCGCCGCGCGCCCACCtcgcgctctcctcctcctccctctccagcctcctcgccaccgccgacctcctcctccacTCCCACCGTCTCGTCCGCCTCTCCTCACGCCTCCTCGCCTCTTCCCCTGCCCCCGACCTTGCCCGCCAGGCTGAGCTCCATCGCGAGATCCGCCTCCTATACGAGGAGAAGAACCTCTCCGGCATCAATGCCGTTGATGAGGAAATGCGCAAGGTTGATGCTGCCGCCTCCAAGCTCCGATCGGAGGCCAGTGCTGTGATCGACCGTGGCATCACCGAGTCCAACCAGAACGACATCTGGTGCGGTCTGCAGGTGTACTACAATCTTGGAGAACTGAAGCCGGCAGTTGAGGGGCTCGTGGGGAAGTGCAAAGCAGCAGGGGCCAAGAGCGTGACCGTGGCACTGGACATGAAGGCTATATCGATGGCTGGTGGTGGAGGCGGCCCTGGAGGCGTGCAGAGAAGCGGCACACCACAGCTTGGTGGCAGTAAGAGGGCAGCCGATGCACTCTGGGAAAGGATGAGGCAGTGCATGGAGGAGCTGCATCGGGCAGTCATCGCTGCATGGCAGCTGCAGACTGTGCTCACCAAGAAGCGTGTGCCGTTCACACAAATGCTGTTCCTTGAGGAGGTTTGGCAG GAGGGTGAGCCTCTGTTGACAGAGAGAGTATGGGATGCAATTGTTAAGGCCTTTGCAAGTCAGCTGAAATCCGTCTTTACTGCGTCAAGCTTTGTCAAGGAAATATTTACTCTTGGATATCCTAGACTGTTCTCAATGATTGAGAACCTTCTTGAGAGGATTTCAAGAGATACTGATGTTAAGGGTACCCTTCCAGCGCTTACTCCCGAAGGAAAAGATCACATGGTTGCAGCCATTCAGATATTCCAGACTGCCTTTTTGGCTCTCAGTCAGAGTCGCCTTTCTGATTACATCAATAGCATATTTCCTATGTCGAACCGTGGAAGTATACCATCGAAGGATCAAATATCAAGGCTAATATCtcgcatccaagaggaaattgaaGTTGTGCGAACTCATGGGCATTTGCTGCTTCTTGTTCTGCGTGAAATTGGAAAGATCTTGCTTCTTTTAGCACAAAGAGCTGAATATCAG ATTTCTACTGGCCCTGAAGCCCGTCAAGTTACTGGCACAGTGACTCCAGCTCAATTAAAAAACTTTGCTCTGTGTCTACATCTCCACGAGGTTCACACACGTATTTCAAGCATCCTGTCAACACTCCCAAATGTTGCTTCTGAAGTCCTTTCCCCATCTCTCGGGGTCATATATGGGGTTGCTTGTGATTCGGTGACCTCCCTATTCCAAGCAATGCTCGATCGTCTGGAATCATGCATTCTGCAAATGCACGAGCAGGACTTTGGAGCTGATGGAATGGATGGAGCGATGGACAATAATGCATCAGCCTACATGGAGGAGCTTCAGAAGTGTGCCGTCCACTTCCGCAACGAGTTCTTGTCAAAGCTTCTGCCATCATCAGCCTCCCGCTCGGAGACCATATGTACCATAATGGTTAGAAGGATGGCCTCAAGGATCCTTATATTCTTCATAAGACACGCTTCTCTTGTCAGGCCACTCTCTGAAGCAGGGAAGTTGAGAATGGCTAGGGACATGGCCGAGCTGGAGCTAGCTGTCGGTCAGAATCTGTTTCCAGTGGAGCAGCTGGGCTCGCCATACCGGGCATTACGTGCATTCCGCCCCGTCCTATTCCTGGAGACATCTCAGCTTGACAAGTCTCCACTCCTTCAGGACTTGCCACCCAGCGTGATCCTCCACCACCTATATTCACGAGGGCCGGATGAGCTACACTCGCCCTTACAGCGGAACAAGCTGACACCGCTGCAGTATTCTCTGTGGCTTGATTCACAAGGCGAGGATCAGATCTGGAAGGGCGTGAAGGCAACCCTGGACGACTATGAGATGAAGGTCAGGTCCCGTGGAGACAAGGAGTTCAGTCCAGTGTACCCTCTCATGTGTCAGATTGGATCTGCATTGTCACAGGCCACACCTTGA
- the LOC123053394 gene encoding probable methyltransferase PMT7 isoform X2, translated as MGRWCSPASAEPRSVQLLLLGVALVAASFYAGTLFQSSASPALILPPSVSRSPGTSNPQDASEFTNKVGVTYRTASISVPDYGLDVCPLEYNEHIPCHDAAYIRSLRNLDRSRHEDLEAKCPPREESLFCLVPPPNDYKIPIRWPTSRDYVWRSNVNHSHLSEVKGGQNWVHENGKLWWFPGGGTHFKRGASEYIERLGNMTTNSTGDLRSAGVVQVLDVGCGVASFSAYLLPLDIHTMSFAPKDGHENQIQFALERGIGAMISVLATKQLPYPGNSFEMVHCSRCRVDWHENDGILLKEVDRLLRPNGYFVYSAPPAYRKDKDFPIIWEKLINITSAMCWKLIAKHVQTAIWIKPEDESCRQKNADMGILNICDPGDTSSWQAPLMNCVRLNTDQSKIQKLPSRPERLLFYSRSLEIIDIKKKGNLVHVAPACAGSREGSDHFGSIVRSLSLHFCKRLFPGLEPMTSWSQGSSFTSDLNCTNNF; from the exons ATGGGGCGGTGGTGTTCGCCGGCGTCGGCGGAGCCGCGGTCGGTGCAGCTGCTCCTGCTGGGCGTCGCCCTCGTCGCCGCCTCCTTCTACGCCGGCACCCTCTTCCAGTCCTCCGCCTCCCCCGCGCTCATACTGCCCCCTTCCGTCTCCCGGTCGCCCGGTACCTCCAATCCCCAAG ATGCTTCAGAGTTCACAAACAAAGTTGGTGTTACTTATCGAACGGCATCAATCTCAGTTCCTGATTATGGACTTGATGTGTGCCCTTTGGAATACAACGAGCATATTCCCTGTCACGATGCCGCCTATATAAGAAGCTTAAGGAACCTGGATAGATCTAGACACGAGGATCTTGAAGCTAAATGCCCTCCACGAGAGGAGAGCTTGTTCTGTTTGGTGCCCCCACCAAATGACTACAAGATACCGATAAGATGGCCAACAAGTCGTGACTATGTATGGCGTAGTAATGTGAATCATTCACACCTTTCTGAGGTAAAAGGAGGACAGAATTGGGTGCATGAGAATGGTAAGCTTTGGTGGTTTCCTGGCGGTGGCACTCACTTCAAGCGTGGTGCATCAGAATACATAGAGAG GCTAGGAAATATGACAACCAATAGTACTGGTGATCTCCGCTCTGCAGGAGTTGTTCAGGTTTTGGATGTTGGATGCGGTGTTGCCAGCTTCTCTGCTTATCTTCTTCCCCTAGATATTCATACTATGTCATTCGCGCCAAAAGATGGCCATGAGAATCAAATCCAGTTTGCTTTAGAGCGTGGGATTGGTGCAATGATCTCTGTGTTGGCCACAAAGCAATTACCGTATCCTGGAAATTCATTTGAAATGGTTCATTGCTCCCGATGTCGTGTTGACTGGCATGAAAATG ATGGAATATTGCTCAAAGAGGTCGATCGTCTTTTGCGACCTAATGGATATTTTGTATATTCTGCTCCACCAGCTTATAGAAAAGATAAGGATTTCCCTATTATCTGGGAGAAGCTAATTAATATCACATCAGCAATGTGTTggaagcttattgctaagcatgtTCAGACTGCTATATGGATCAAACCTGAAGATGAATCTTGCCGACAGAAAAATGCTGATATGGGGATCCTGAATATCTGTGACCCCGGTGACACTTCTTCATGGCAAGCTCCATTAATGAACTGTGTTCGGTTGAACACGGACCAATCAAAAATTCAGAAACTGCCTTCCAGACCTGAACGCCTGTTATTTTATTCGAGGAGTTTGGAAATAATAG ATataaaaaaaaagggcaacctggtgcatgtagctcccgcttgcgcagggtccagggaagggtccgaccactttgggtctatagtacgcagcctttccctacatttctgtaagaggctgtttccaggacttgaacccatgacctcatggtcacaaggcagcagctttaccagtGATTTAAATTGTACTAATAATTTTTAG